One genomic segment of Peribacillus sp. FSL H8-0477 includes these proteins:
- a CDS encoding PrkA family serine protein kinase, with translation MDILKKIGRFREEEQKLKWEGTFAEYLDIIQKQPLVAQSAHSRVYNMIKDAGIEEVNGHKKYNFFSGQLFGLEESLERLVEEYFHPAAKRLDVRKRILLLMGPVSGGKSTLVSLLKRGLESYTLQNQGAIYAIKGCPMHEDPLHLIPHILRDDFFEEYGIRIEGNLSPLNLMRLEKEFGNRIEDVLVERIFLSEDKRIGIGTFSPSDPKSQDIADLTGSIDFSTIAEFGSESDPRAYRFDGELNKANRGMMEFQEMLKCDEKFLWHLLSLTQEGNFKAGRFALISADELIVAHTNETEYKSFISNKKNEALHSRIIVMPVPYNLKVTEEEKIYEKMIHESDVSEVHIAPHTLRVAATFSILTRLKEPKKGDIDLVKKLRLYDGENVEGFNSSDIAELKKEYQDEGMSGIDPRYVINRISSTIIRKEIPSINALDVLLSLKDGLDQHPSISAELRDKYLNHISVARKEYDSIAKNEVQKAFVYSYEESAKTMMDNYLDNVEAYCNKSRLHDPLTGEELSPDEKLMRSIEEQIGISENAKKAFREEILIRISAYARKGKRFDYNSHDRLREAIQKKLFADLKDVVKITTSTKTPDERQLKKVNEVVARLIEEHGYNSTSANDLLKYVGSLLNR, from the coding sequence ATGGATATATTAAAAAAGATTGGCAGGTTTCGAGAAGAAGAGCAAAAGCTAAAATGGGAAGGTACCTTTGCAGAATATTTGGATATTATCCAAAAACAGCCGCTGGTTGCTCAGTCTGCACATTCACGTGTGTATAACATGATCAAAGATGCTGGAATTGAAGAGGTCAATGGCCATAAAAAATACAATTTTTTTAGTGGACAGCTGTTTGGATTGGAAGAATCATTAGAGCGTTTAGTTGAAGAATATTTCCATCCTGCGGCAAAACGTCTTGATGTTCGTAAACGGATTTTATTATTAATGGGACCGGTATCTGGAGGGAAATCAACTCTTGTTTCATTATTAAAACGGGGGTTAGAATCGTATACCCTTCAGAATCAGGGTGCCATTTATGCTATTAAAGGCTGCCCTATGCATGAGGACCCGCTTCATTTAATTCCGCATATACTTCGAGATGATTTCTTTGAAGAATATGGAATTCGAATTGAAGGGAATTTATCACCACTCAATTTAATGAGACTCGAAAAAGAGTTTGGAAATCGAATTGAGGATGTATTGGTTGAACGTATTTTCCTTTCTGAAGATAAACGGATTGGAATAGGTACATTTAGTCCTTCTGACCCTAAGTCTCAGGATATAGCCGATTTGACAGGAAGCATTGATTTCTCAACCATAGCCGAATTTGGTTCTGAATCAGATCCACGAGCTTATCGTTTTGATGGAGAGCTGAATAAAGCCAATCGTGGGATGATGGAGTTTCAGGAAATGCTGAAGTGTGATGAAAAGTTCCTCTGGCATTTATTGTCGCTAACGCAGGAAGGGAATTTTAAAGCTGGCCGATTTGCGTTAATTAGTGCAGATGAATTAATTGTTGCCCATACAAATGAAACTGAGTATAAATCATTTATTTCAAATAAGAAAAACGAAGCCCTTCATTCACGGATTATTGTTATGCCTGTTCCATATAATTTGAAGGTGACGGAAGAAGAAAAAATTTATGAGAAAATGATTCATGAAAGTGATGTTTCTGAGGTTCATATTGCCCCTCACACGTTAAGAGTAGCAGCAACTTTTAGTATTTTAACACGCTTAAAGGAACCTAAAAAGGGTGATATCGATTTAGTTAAGAAGCTCCGTCTCTATGATGGAGAAAATGTAGAAGGGTTCAATTCTTCTGATATTGCTGAATTGAAGAAGGAATACCAGGATGAGGGCATGAGTGGAATTGATCCACGTTATGTCATTAATCGAATTTCATCGACGATCATCCGAAAGGAAATTCCGTCAATCAATGCACTGGATGTATTATTATCTTTGAAGGATGGACTTGATCAGCATCCATCTATCAGTGCAGAATTACGTGATAAATACTTGAACCACATTTCCGTTGCCCGTAAGGAATATGATTCTATTGCGAAGAATGAAGTTCAAAAAGCATTCGTCTATTCGTATGAGGAATCGGCAAAAACAATGATGGATAATTATTTAGATAATGTTGAAGCATATTGCAATAAATCAAGATTACATGACCCGCTGACAGGAGAAGAACTTTCACCTGATGAAAAACTAATGCGTTCTATTGAAGAACAAATTGGCATTTCTGAGAATGCTAAAAAAGCATTTCGTGAGGAAATCTTAATTCGAATCTCTGCTTATGCCCGTAAAGGCAAACGGTTCGATTACAATTCCCACGATCGCCTTCGTGAAGCCATTCAAAAGAAATTGTTCGCTGATCTTAAGGATGTGGTTAAAATCACGACCTCAACTAAAACACCAGATGAACGACAGCTTAAGAAGGTTAATGAAGTAGTCGCACGTCTTATTGAGGAACATGGATACAACTCAACATCTGCCAATGATTTATTGAAATATGTTGGAAGTTTATTAAATCGCTGA
- a CDS encoding SCP2 sterol-binding domain-containing protein, with the protein MSVVAELHDLAKKMNDNPVHIQDQKNRVFQVELDESGTIQMILQDGQVVVDENPSKEPDVTLKLSDSNFSKLLKDDLNTTLAFMTGKLKLDGQMGLAMKLQEILKQYQ; encoded by the coding sequence ATGAGTGTGGTAGCTGAATTACATGACTTAGCGAAAAAAATGAACGATAATCCTGTGCATATTCAAGATCAAAAGAATCGAGTATTTCAAGTGGAGTTAGATGAAAGCGGAACCATTCAAATGATTCTGCAAGATGGCCAGGTAGTAGTTGACGAAAATCCGAGCAAAGAGCCCGATGTTACGCTAAAACTCTCTGATAGTAATTTTTCAAAACTCCTAAAGGATGATTTGAATACTACACTTGCCTTCATGACTGGCAAGTTAAAGCTTGATGGTCAAATGGGTCTTGCCATGAAACTCCAAGAAATTTTAAAACAATACCAATAA